From one Mya arenaria isolate MELC-2E11 chromosome 4, ASM2691426v1 genomic stretch:
- the LOC128229831 gene encoding uncharacterized protein LOC128229831, whose product MEAKFLWIWMALSICSCLKTVQAGCLLGCPRGEYCCDNECCELVQGISGQTWTYIGIGITAFLILLVVIFGCLCGRMIRAKRGNEGVVVTTYPQQNAMLNVVNTVPDAQMEKGISNAAYTGQPQVVNTPYVYTVQQQNPSVTPSAQPMKSSGFGYNGSYKMNQHYYAQAQKHKPVRASRKFAL is encoded by the exons ATGGAGGCAAAATTTCTCTGGATATGGATGGCACTATCGATTTGCAGTTGTCTCAAAACAg tgcAAGCAGGCTGTTTGCTAGGATGTCCAAGGGGAGAGTACTGCTGTGACAATGAGTGCTG TGAACTTGTACAAGGAATTAGCGGCCAGACTTGGACATACATTGGCATTGGAATAACCGCCTTCTTAATCCTCCTTGTTGTTATCTTCGGCTGCCTTTGTGGGCGCATGATCAGAGCTAAACGAGGCAATGAGGGAGTGGTTGTTACGACTTACCCTCAACAAAACg CAATGCTAAACGTCGTTAACACTGTGCCTGATGCTCAGATGGAGAAGGGCATCTCTAACGCTGCATACACAGGTCAACCGCAAGTGGTAAACACGCCTTATGTGTACACCGTCCAACAGCAAAACCCTAGCGTCACCCCATCAGCTCAACCAATGAAATCCTCCGGATTTGGGTACAACGGTTCTTACAAAATGAACCAGCACTACTACGCGCAAGCGCAAAAACATAAACCTGTGAGAGCTAGCAGAAAATTTGCATTGTAG